A single region of the Ascaphus truei isolate aAscTru1 chromosome 6, aAscTru1.hap1, whole genome shotgun sequence genome encodes:
- the ATG12 gene encoding ubiquitin-like protein ATG12 produces the protein MEEGDEKRDASSTNGGVDAAAAANSDTTAEPAPGPAVSPAAEDPVCEAKRKIDVLLKAVGDTPIMKNKKWTMEKARTIQGLMDFIKKYLKMESAEQLFVYVNQSFAPSPDQEVGTLYECFGSDGKLVLHYCKSQAWG, from the exons ATGGAGGAAGGAGATGAGAAGCGGGATGCGTCTTCTACCAACGGAGGCgttgatgccgccgccgccgccaacTCGGACACTACTGCCGAGCCTGCACCGGGGCCCGCAGTTTCCCCCGCAGCAGAAGATCCTGTTTGCGAAGCCAAGCGTAAAA TTGATGTTCTGCTGAAGGCTGTGGGAGACACCCCAATCATGAAAAACAAAAAGTGGACTATGGAGAAGGCTCGTACAATCCAGGGGCTAATGGACTTCATCAAAAAGTACCTCAAGATGGAGTCTGCAGAACAACTG TTTGTCTACGTGAATCAGTCATTTGCTCCATCACCTGACCAGGAAGTGGGAACCTTATATGAG TGCTTTGGAAGTGATGGGAAGCTTGTTTTACATTACTGTAAATCACAGGCTTGGGGATGA